The following proteins come from a genomic window of Nicotiana tomentosiformis chromosome 12, ASM39032v3, whole genome shotgun sequence:
- the LOC138902869 gene encoding uncharacterized protein yields MYFDGATNFKGVRIGAVLISKSGQYYPASAKIRFSCTYNIVEYEACILRIKMAVDINIKELLVIGDSGLLIHHVQGAWSTKNVKILPYMHCMKELYKKFTKIEFKHVPKIQKEFTDALVTLSSMI; encoded by the coding sequence atgtattttgatggagcaacaaacttcaaaggagtcagGATTGGGGCAGTCCTAATTTCAAAATCTGGACAATACTATCCAGCATCAGCAAAGATAAGATTCTCTTGTACCTATAATATAGTTGAATACGAGGCATGCATCCTTAGAATCAAAATGGCAGTCGACATAaacatcaaagaacttttggtcataggagattccGGTTTGCTGATCCACCACGTCCAAGGAGCATGGTCAACTAAGAATGTCAAGATACTACCGTACATGCACTGCATGAAGGAGTTAtacaagaagttcacaaagattgagttcaagcacgtCCCCAAAATTCAGAAAGAGTTCACTGATGCCCTTGTGACCTTATCGTCTATGATTTAG